From the Candidatus Methanoplasma cognatum genome, one window contains:
- a CDS encoding RtcB family protein, whose amino-acid sequence MAWNGKLKRIDDNRWEIPKEEFPFMRTNAIIYASESMIGQIRADNAPQQAANVACLPGIVGSSMAMPDIHWGYGFPIGGVAAVNADSGSISPGGIGFDINCGVRLIKTDLTVKDLEGKVDVLVDELYKNVPSGLGSKGLTKIGNREMDDILLNGSEWAVKNGYGWERDIEVTEEKGRMPDADPSTVSDKARKRGIPQLGSLGSGNHFLELDVVDDVYDKDVAKKFGLKEGTVTITVHCGSRGCGHQIATEYLQEMERYVRNNNIKLPDRQLACAPLDSKLGDDYYKAMCCGANYAWANRQMITHWVRESFENILGDTAESMGMDMVYDVAHNIAKKERHDVEKHSENVLVHRKGSTRAFAAGRSEITPMYRDTGQPVIIPGDMKVGTYVLVGKKGAMEETFGSTCHGAGRKMSRTAALGSLKVSDIRNEMKKSNIYLRSGSDEGLLEEAPAAYKDVDEVIRVVCAAGLTDKVAKLTPIGVVKG is encoded by the coding sequence ATGGCATGGAACGGAAAGCTGAAAAGGATCGATGATAACAGATGGGAGATACCGAAGGAAGAGTTCCCCTTCATGAGGACCAATGCGATAATATACGCCAGCGAGAGCATGATAGGCCAGATCCGCGCGGACAACGCCCCGCAGCAGGCCGCCAACGTCGCCTGCCTCCCCGGGATCGTCGGAAGCTCCATGGCGATGCCCGACATACACTGGGGATACGGCTTCCCCATCGGAGGAGTTGCCGCCGTCAATGCGGACAGCGGGTCGATATCTCCGGGGGGGATAGGTTTCGACATAAACTGCGGGGTCCGTCTGATAAAAACGGACCTAACCGTAAAAGACCTGGAGGGGAAGGTCGACGTCCTTGTGGACGAGCTCTACAAGAACGTGCCTTCCGGGCTCGGCTCGAAGGGCCTTACGAAGATCGGTAACAGGGAGATGGACGACATACTCCTGAACGGTTCGGAATGGGCGGTCAAGAACGGGTACGGCTGGGAACGCGACATAGAGGTAACGGAAGAGAAAGGGCGCATGCCCGACGCGGACCCGTCCACTGTGAGCGACAAAGCCCGCAAGAGAGGGATACCTCAGCTCGGCTCCCTCGGATCCGGCAACCACTTCCTGGAACTGGATGTTGTCGACGATGTTTACGACAAAGATGTGGCGAAGAAGTTCGGACTGAAGGAGGGTACCGTCACGATCACTGTGCACTGCGGTTCGAGAGGATGCGGCCATCAGATCGCGACGGAATACCTTCAGGAGATGGAGAGGTACGTCAGGAACAATAACATAAAGCTCCCCGACAGACAGCTCGCCTGCGCTCCCCTCGATTCGAAGCTCGGCGACGATTACTACAAAGCGATGTGCTGCGGCGCGAACTACGCTTGGGCGAACAGGCAGATGATAACCCATTGGGTCAGGGAGTCCTTCGAGAATATCCTCGGAGACACGGCGGAGAGTATGGGGATGGATATGGTCTACGACGTGGCGCACAACATCGCGAAGAAAGAACGCCATGATGTTGAGAAGCACTCGGAGAATGTGCTGGTGCATAGGAAGGGATCGACCCGCGCATTCGCCGCTGGACGCTCCGAGATAACCCCCATGTATAGGGACACGGGGCAGCCGGTGATCATTCCGGGAGATATGAAGGTCGGGACATACGTTCTGGTCGGGAAGAAGGGCGCCATGGAAGAAACGTTCGGTTCAACATGCCACGGCGCGGGGCGGAAGATGTCCAGAACGGCGGCTCTCGGCAGTCTCAAGGTGTCCGATATAAGGAACGAAATGAAAAAGAGCAATATCTACCTCAGGAGCGGGTCCGATGAAGGGCTGCTGGAGGAGGCTCCGGCCGCATACAAGGATGTGGATGAGGTCATCAGAGTGGTCTGCGCCGCGGGGCTTACGGACAAAGTGGCAAAGCTCACTCCGATAGGCGTCGTCAAAGGTTGA
- a CDS encoding InlB B-repeat-containing protein codes for MSAYKKKIIITTLSLVLFTSLAVIFVDQTATSVDADTIDDLLADLGSLGPDDPYLPSATVILPALSAGATVTIDGMRGGVPTTVSDSALSPDPLFVIAAGNMGTYVFENLIIEGYAMEIETGGGGDRVVFENVVFAGNRDHTIVSNCSDLVIRSCIIQGGSDIDITVESGDLTITDSVLYSTFYGYVNTCVYAATDGKVSVENCYIDNTSIEIDSDGMERSELSIRDCTFVGPQFSYSVEVTLPESVTGITLDLSISGSLFTSKDGITGGPAVSVSGVATGSIVIEQCQFGWLGSNYYPLADPVVSLDIYSAPISFLISDTTFCSNYMGDYLTGPPTMLYIVGMTGEIVNSTFWNNMLLDRASINADDRMGCVVIEDAQVELTNNTFLDNYYVYNDGSDVLVPASLEIIWYESVVDMVNNIFVCQYGYDEGFTSTILDEDSCITTLDRNIDGVGLEIHDSIFPYFAGNEGNDGSQAGFSQLDRSAEPPMELISVPAEIETATGAVIYTPVILAEPAEIITVPILPFGDADGWGAAGAPEKDQRGKPRSELTDLGSVSIDTAVFFAMGGYWDIYPYSGYNIGDRYRFMLEEGIGIDYDKAAAIAGEDGSVSLPPDYWYTLLMHPELRFLGWSTEYGAAMPDPMFVVDTYGTMLGEFTIDMVYFATWGEDFVIVFEPQNGSLTPVVKVVVPDVTIGAPLYGTVNGMRLVKWVDEHGNDWDPNDTHPDGNMIVYGVWAAADPPAVSVEFRNGEQSNMVSVPYGGTVPKPADPVRNGYEFKGWFTAAEGGTMWNFSSPVTASMVLYAQWEELTMFTVTFDPCNGALVTTVQVGEGQRVTAPQVSRQGYSLEGWFTAAEGGTRWDFNTGVTGSITLYAQWREGGIVDDGDGGFDTTDGAVVAAVVFASVVASFGIIPIGMAGGSSIASQAAISNVFQQGMFAGGAETSGEEKNRRSVVFSPMNGRPTWTSSVFIGRLVSRPADPRPPKGMRFSHWSESPNGPEFSFMTPITKVTHIYAVYVENDKGRQ; via the coding sequence GTGTCAGCATATAAGAAAAAGATAATCATAACCACACTGTCGCTGGTGCTATTCACATCACTTGCAGTTATCTTTGTCGATCAGACGGCGACATCCGTCGATGCCGACACGATAGATGATCTTTTGGCTGACTTAGGATCATTGGGTCCGGACGATCCGTATCTGCCGTCAGCCACTGTAATTCTGCCGGCCCTGTCAGCGGGTGCGACGGTAACCATAGACGGAATGAGGGGAGGGGTTCCCACAACGGTGTCTGACAGTGCCCTGAGTCCTGACCCTTTGTTCGTGATCGCGGCTGGCAACATGGGCACATACGTGTTTGAGAATCTTATCATAGAAGGCTATGCGATGGAGATCGAAACCGGCGGAGGCGGCGACAGAGTCGTCTTCGAGAACGTAGTGTTCGCCGGAAACCGCGACCATACGATCGTTTCCAACTGCAGCGACCTGGTGATCAGGTCGTGTATCATACAAGGCGGGTCCGATATAGATATCACGGTCGAAAGCGGGGATCTTACCATAACGGATTCGGTTCTGTATTCGACCTTCTATGGCTACGTAAATACATGCGTGTACGCCGCAACGGACGGAAAGGTCTCCGTCGAGAACTGCTACATAGATAACACTTCAATAGAGATCGATTCTGACGGCATGGAAAGATCGGAACTGTCCATCAGGGACTGCACCTTCGTCGGGCCGCAGTTCTCGTATTCAGTGGAAGTAACGCTGCCGGAGAGTGTCACCGGAATTACACTGGACCTTAGCATATCCGGTTCCTTGTTCACTTCCAAGGACGGCATCACCGGCGGCCCGGCGGTCTCCGTATCGGGGGTCGCCACAGGGAGTATAGTGATAGAGCAGTGTCAGTTCGGCTGGTTGGGATCCAATTATTATCCCCTCGCCGATCCCGTAGTGAGCCTTGACATTTATTCCGCCCCAATTTCTTTCCTGATCTCGGACACCACCTTCTGTTCGAATTATATGGGAGACTACCTCACTGGCCCCCCGACGATGTTATACATAGTAGGCATGACGGGCGAGATAGTAAACTCCACTTTCTGGAACAATATGCTCTTGGACAGAGCCTCCATCAATGCGGACGACCGCATGGGATGTGTTGTTATAGAGGATGCGCAGGTCGAACTGACCAACAACACATTCCTTGACAACTATTATGTGTACAATGACGGGTCGGACGTGCTGGTGCCGGCGTCCCTGGAGATAATCTGGTATGAGTCCGTCGTAGATATGGTCAACAACATATTCGTGTGTCAATACGGCTATGACGAAGGCTTTACAAGTACGATATTGGATGAGGACAGCTGCATTACGACACTCGACCGGAATATCGACGGGGTCGGACTGGAGATCCATGACAGTATATTCCCTTATTTCGCGGGCAACGAAGGAAATGACGGGTCGCAGGCGGGATTCAGCCAGCTGGACAGGTCGGCGGAACCTCCGATGGAATTAATATCAGTTCCGGCAGAGATAGAGACCGCAACGGGAGCGGTGATCTACACCCCAGTGATATTGGCCGAACCTGCGGAAATAATAACGGTACCGATACTGCCGTTCGGAGATGCCGACGGCTGGGGGGCCGCAGGCGCACCGGAGAAGGATCAAAGAGGTAAGCCCAGGAGCGAACTTACAGATCTCGGATCGGTAAGCATAGATACGGCCGTTTTCTTTGCGATGGGAGGATATTGGGACATATATCCTTATTCCGGCTACAATATAGGGGATCGATACCGGTTCATGCTTGAGGAAGGGATCGGAATAGATTATGACAAGGCGGCCGCCATCGCCGGCGAAGACGGCAGCGTTTCGCTTCCTCCGGATTATTGGTACACGCTGCTGATGCACCCGGAGCTGCGTTTCTTGGGCTGGAGTACGGAATATGGTGCCGCTATGCCGGATCCCATGTTCGTTGTAGACACGTATGGCACGATGCTCGGCGAATTCACTATCGATATGGTATATTTTGCGACATGGGGAGAGGATTTCGTGATCGTGTTCGAACCCCAGAACGGCAGTCTGACGCCTGTGGTGAAGGTCGTTGTGCCCGATGTAACGATAGGGGCCCCCCTGTACGGGACAGTGAACGGCATGAGACTGGTCAAATGGGTGGATGAACACGGTAATGACTGGGACCCCAACGACACGCATCCGGACGGCAATATGATCGTTTACGGAGTATGGGCGGCGGCGGACCCCCCGGCAGTATCGGTCGAATTCAGGAACGGAGAGCAATCTAATATGGTGTCCGTTCCGTACGGAGGCACAGTTCCAAAGCCGGCGGATCCCGTGCGCAACGGCTACGAGTTCAAGGGATGGTTCACGGCCGCGGAAGGCGGCACAATGTGGAACTTCAGTTCGCCGGTAACGGCAAGCATGGTGCTATATGCGCAATGGGAGGAGCTCACGATGTTCACCGTTACCTTTGATCCATGCAACGGCGCCTTGGTCACAACGGTACAGGTCGGAGAAGGGCAGAGGGTAACGGCGCCTCAGGTCTCGCGGCAGGGCTACTCACTTGAGGGCTGGTTCACCGCCGCGGAGGGCGGCACCAGGTGGGATTTCAACACAGGCGTCACAGGCAGCATTACGCTCTATGCGCAATGGAGGGAGGGAGGCATCGTCGATGACGGTGACGGCGGGTTCGATACAACGGACGGCGCAGTCGTGGCGGCTGTGGTCTTCGCATCCGTAGTGGCAAGCTTCGGCATAATACCGATAGGAATGGCGGGAGGATCGAGCATCGCATCCCAGGCCGCGATATCCAACGTTTTCCAGCAGGGGATGTTCGCCGGAGGAGCGGAAACATCCGGAGAGGAGAAGAACAGGCGCAGCGTGGTCTTCAGTCCTATGAACGGTCGGCCGACATGGACAAGTTCAGTGTTCATCGGACGCTTGGTAAGCAGGCCGGCGGACCCGAGGCCTCCGAAGGGAATGAGGTTCTCCCATTGGTCGGAATCCCCCAACGGGCCGGAGTTCAGCTTCATGACGCCCATCACAAAGGTCACGCACATCTATGCGGTGTACGTAGAAAATGATAAGGGAAGGCAATAA
- the msrA gene encoding peptide-methionine (S)-S-oxide reductase MsrA, which produces MQGAADTVCEGQPVIYLAGGCFWGVEKIFSAIPGVTDTECGYANGYDRFIPDYMLVCSGKFGYCEAVRVCYDPKAVGLERLLDVFFMIIDPTLLNRQGNDRGIQYRTGVYWTDVPSGNTVMAYLDRKRKEYDEFCTEAGPLENFFPAEDIHQDYLHKNPNGYCHISGEKSEHIRRMFSLDDPAQGDQKQ; this is translated from the coding sequence ATGCAGGGCGCAGCAGACACCGTGTGCGAAGGGCAGCCGGTCATCTACCTGGCCGGGGGATGTTTCTGGGGCGTTGAGAAAATATTCTCAGCGATACCGGGGGTAACAGATACCGAATGCGGCTATGCGAACGGATACGACCGCTTCATTCCGGACTATATGTTAGTATGCTCCGGCAAATTCGGATACTGCGAGGCGGTCAGAGTATGTTATGATCCGAAGGCCGTCGGTTTAGAGCGCCTTCTGGACGTTTTCTTCATGATCATAGACCCCACCCTTCTTAACCGTCAGGGGAACGACAGAGGGATACAATACAGAACAGGCGTATATTGGACGGACGTGCCTTCAGGGAACACCGTAATGGCATATCTTGACCGTAAAAGGAAAGAATATGATGAGTTCTGCACGGAAGCCGGCCCGTTGGAGAACTTTTTCCCGGCAGAGGACATCCATCAAGACTATCTGCACAAGAATCCGAACGGTTACTGTCACATATCCGGCGAAAAGAGCGAACACATACGCAGGATGTTCTCCCTTGACGACCCGGCGCAGGGAGACCAAAAACAATAA